The Cylindrospermopsis curvispora GIHE-G1 genome contains a region encoding:
- a CDS encoding RpoD/SigA family RNA polymerase sigma factor yields the protein MYQTKQLSRKEPMNLAELGRMEILDNAVEQEEPSLDNLDNLEAVVFEDSSILESLESDERDGDEMGAARPSGYNKTEHDDAVGAFFKEMARYPLLKPDEEVELARRVRFLEEVKDLQAALEEQLGHSASKSEVASKFDLNEKQLESRLYQGRVAKRKMIRSNLRLVVSIAKRYLNRGVPFLDLIQEGAMGLNRATEKFDPDKGYKFSTYAYWWIRQAITRAIANDARTIRLPIHIVEKLNKLKKAQRELKQKFARNPTEVEMAEFLEMTVQQLRQLQQLRRQALSLNHRVGKEEDTELMDLLEDEDNQSPEAKMNENMMRQEIWEVLGDVLTPREKDVISLRYGLTTSEPCTLEEVGNMFNLSRERVRQIQSKAMRKLRRPHIAKRLKGWLI from the coding sequence ATGTACCAAACAAAGCAACTATCCCGAAAGGAACCCATGAATCTTGCTGAATTGGGAAGAATGGAAATACTGGATAACGCTGTGGAACAGGAAGAACCATCACTGGATAATCTGGATAATTTAGAAGCGGTAGTATTTGAAGACTCCTCAATTTTGGAGAGTTTGGAATCAGATGAACGAGATGGGGATGAAATGGGTGCAGCTCGTCCCTCGGGATATAATAAGACCGAACATGATGATGCTGTGGGAGCATTTTTTAAGGAAATGGCCCGTTACCCCCTACTCAAACCTGATGAGGAAGTGGAGTTAGCACGTCGAGTAAGATTCTTAGAAGAAGTTAAGGATTTACAAGCTGCTTTAGAAGAGCAATTAGGTCACAGTGCCAGTAAAAGTGAAGTAGCAAGCAAGTTTGATCTGAATGAGAAACAATTAGAAAGCCGACTGTATCAGGGAAGAGTGGCAAAGCGGAAAATGATTCGCTCTAATCTGAGATTGGTAGTATCTATTGCTAAACGATATTTAAATCGGGGAGTGCCCTTTCTAGATTTAATTCAAGAAGGAGCAATGGGGCTAAATCGTGCCACAGAGAAGTTTGACCCCGATAAGGGATATAAATTTTCAACTTATGCTTATTGGTGGATTAGGCAAGCAATTACACGGGCAATAGCTAATGATGCTAGAACTATTAGACTACCAATTCACATTGTAGAAAAACTCAACAAGCTGAAAAAAGCTCAAAGAGAACTGAAACAGAAATTTGCGCGTAACCCAACAGAAGTAGAAATGGCGGAATTCTTGGAAATGACTGTTCAACAACTTCGTCAGTTACAACAATTGCGTCGTCAAGCACTTTCTTTAAACCATCGTGTGGGTAAGGAGGAAGATACGGAATTAATGGACCTATTAGAAGATGAGGACAACCAATCTCCAGAAGCTAAAATGAATGAAAACATGATGCGTCAGGAGATATGGGAGGTTTTAGGTGATGTACTTACCCCTAGGGAAAAGGACGTGATTTCCCTGCGTTATGGATTAACAACTAGTGAACCTTGCACCCTAGAAGAAGTAGGAAATATGTTTAATCTTTCTCGTGAGCGCGTGCGTCAAATTCAAAGTAAAGCCATGCGGAAATTGCGTCGTCCTCATATTGCTAAACGTTTAAAAGGTTGGCTAATTTGA